The following coding sequences are from one Prochlorococcus sp. MIT 0604 window:
- a CDS encoding DUF4912 domain-containing protein — protein sequence MADGIMNKDQLLSLTLRQLRQEASKLSVPLYSRKTKAVLVDLILKYQEKSTKKAYTISPESKPEQTSESNSFNNTEKVKTNVVFLPRDPDWAYVFWQISDADREKAQSLGANRLCLRLFDASGSEGSNLNQGTLREIAVDSYSTEWYLPIPLADRDYKVELGYKYGFNWMSLAFSSVSHVPGSHPSEQILDKFVPFNLDSTFESIPDISNPVVSEQNGMHERLYQAATNIPLRRKVGSEEFMENANSTNIDDNLTDSGAGKWSSGLNDSGSGIVKNRSFWLVADAELIVYGATEPSAKLTIGGEDVPLAADGTFRIQVPFRDGTQKYDIKAVDVSGEQEKSISMKFDRNTPLDDTNEKDNAETEWF from the coding sequence GTGGCTGATGGGATCATGAATAAAGATCAATTACTCTCACTAACCCTCAGACAATTACGTCAAGAAGCAAGTAAATTATCGGTTCCGCTATACAGTCGCAAAACAAAAGCTGTTTTAGTTGATTTAATACTTAAATATCAAGAAAAATCTACAAAAAAAGCATATACTATATCTCCTGAGTCAAAACCTGAACAAACTTCTGAGTCCAATTCTTTCAACAATACTGAAAAAGTTAAAACTAATGTAGTTTTCTTACCCCGAGATCCAGATTGGGCTTATGTTTTTTGGCAAATATCTGATGCAGATAGAGAAAAAGCACAATCTTTGGGAGCCAATAGATTATGTTTACGATTATTTGATGCATCTGGTTCTGAAGGAAGCAACCTCAATCAAGGAACACTCAGGGAGATAGCAGTTGATAGTTACAGTACAGAGTGGTATTTGCCAATCCCATTAGCAGATAGAGATTATAAAGTTGAATTGGGTTACAAATATGGTTTTAACTGGATGTCATTGGCATTTTCTTCAGTTAGTCATGTGCCTGGCTCACATCCTTCTGAGCAAATTCTTGATAAATTTGTACCTTTTAATTTAGATTCTACTTTTGAGTCAATCCCAGATATTTCTAATCCTGTCGTTTCAGAACAAAATGGTATGCATGAAAGGTTATACCAGGCAGCAACAAACATTCCTCTCAGAAGAAAAGTTGGTTCTGAAGAATTTATGGAAAACGCAAATTCAACAAACATCGATGATAATCTTACAGACTCAGGGGCAGGTAAATGGTCCTCGGGTTTAAATGATTCTGGAAGCGGAATTGTTAAAAATAGATCTTTTTGGCTCGTTGCTGATGCTGAATTAATTGTTTATGGAGCTACAGAGCCTTCTGCAAAACTTACAATAGGCGGAGAAGATGTACCTCTTGCTGCAGATGGCACTTTTAGAATTCAAGTTCCATTTAGAGACGGGACTCAAAAATATGATATTAAAGCTGTTGATGTATCTGGTGAGCAAGAAAAAAGTATATCAATGAAATTTGATAGAAATACACCACTTGACGATACTAATGAAAAAGATAATGCTGAGACTGAATGGTTTTAA
- the sufC gene encoding Fe-S cluster assembly ATPase SufC — MQSKMKESDPILEVENLSASTDNLPILKGVSLTVYPGEIHAIMGRNGCGKSTLSKIIAGHPSYNITNGDIKFLGENINSLEPEERSQSGIFLGFQYPIEIPGVSNLEFLRVSTNARRKFLNKEELDTFDFEELVKEKLEIVKMDHAFLSRSVNQGFSGGEKKRNEILQMALLEPKIAILDETDSGLDIDALRIVASGIKKISNAQTGIILITHYQRLLDEIEPNYVHVMSDGQIIKTGESDLALELEKKGYEWTDNFIKET; from the coding sequence ATGCAAAGTAAAATGAAAGAATCAGATCCAATTTTAGAAGTTGAAAATCTCTCTGCATCTACTGATAATCTTCCAATTTTGAAAGGGGTTTCACTTACTGTCTATCCCGGAGAAATCCATGCCATCATGGGTAGAAATGGATGTGGGAAAAGTACTCTTTCGAAAATCATTGCAGGACATCCCTCGTATAATATTACAAATGGCGACATAAAATTTTTAGGTGAAAACATCAACTCTTTAGAACCTGAAGAGAGATCTCAATCAGGAATTTTTCTTGGTTTCCAATATCCAATTGAGATTCCAGGTGTAAGTAATCTTGAGTTTCTTAGAGTTTCAACAAATGCTAGAAGGAAATTCCTCAACAAAGAAGAATTAGATACTTTTGATTTTGAAGAATTAGTTAAAGAAAAATTAGAGATTGTGAAAATGGATCACGCATTCCTATCAAGGAGTGTAAATCAAGGCTTTTCCGGAGGTGAGAAAAAAAGGAATGAAATTCTGCAAATGGCATTACTCGAGCCCAAGATAGCAATATTAGATGAGACCGATTCTGGTCTAGATATTGATGCTCTAAGAATAGTGGCATCAGGAATTAAAAAAATATCTAATGCACAAACTGGAATTATACTTATTACCCACTATCAAAGATTATTAGATGAGATTGAACCAAATTATGTCCATGTTATGTCAGACGGACAAATCATAAAAACTGGTGAGAGTGATCTTGCTCTAGAGCTTGAGAAAAAAGGATATGAATGGACTGATAACTTTATAAAAGAGACCTAA
- a CDS encoding aminotransferase class V-fold PLP-dependent enzyme: METIQNFPEITKKDFPLLNKNLKSSEQIIYLDHAATTQKPKQVLEKINEYYKNFNANVHRGAHQLSAKATEEFENARYLISQYIKANSAKEIIFTRNATEAINLVARSWGEYSLKENDEILLSIMEHHSNIVPWQMVAAKNKCKLKFIGIDKDGKLDIDDFKSKLTSRTKLVSLVHVSNTLGCCNPIKEITKLAKQKGSLVLIDACQSLAHQKLDVIDLNIDFLAGSGHKLCGPTGIGFLWSRKEILEKIPPLFGGGEMIQDVFEETSTWAELPHKFEAGTPAIAEAIGLAEAINYINNIGLNEIHKYEKTITRYLFEKLNQIENIEIIGPSPEIDPDRASLATFYIKNIHSNDIAEILDSKGICIRSGHHCCQPLHRYIGIKSTARISMNFTTNKEEIDMFIEKLKDTIDFLKINS; the protein is encoded by the coding sequence ATGGAAACAATTCAAAATTTTCCTGAAATAACGAAGAAAGACTTTCCTCTTTTAAATAAGAACTTAAAAAGTAGTGAGCAAATTATTTATTTAGACCATGCAGCAACCACTCAAAAACCAAAGCAAGTCTTAGAAAAAATTAATGAATATTATAAAAATTTTAATGCCAATGTACATAGAGGCGCACATCAATTAAGTGCTAAAGCGACAGAAGAATTTGAAAATGCACGATATTTAATTAGCCAATATATAAAAGCGAATTCAGCAAAAGAAATTATTTTCACAAGAAATGCTACTGAGGCAATCAATCTAGTAGCTAGATCATGGGGCGAATATTCATTAAAAGAAAACGATGAAATTCTCTTATCAATAATGGAGCATCATAGCAATATTGTTCCATGGCAAATGGTTGCAGCAAAAAATAAATGCAAATTAAAATTTATAGGTATAGATAAAGATGGGAAATTAGATATAGACGACTTTAAATCAAAACTAACATCTAGAACTAAACTTGTTAGCCTAGTTCATGTTAGTAATACTCTAGGTTGCTGTAATCCAATCAAAGAAATAACTAAATTAGCTAAACAAAAAGGTTCTTTAGTGTTAATAGATGCATGCCAAAGTTTGGCTCATCAAAAACTGGATGTGATTGATCTTAATATAGATTTTTTAGCTGGATCAGGACATAAATTATGCGGTCCTACAGGTATTGGTTTCCTCTGGTCAAGAAAAGAAATCCTAGAAAAAATTCCTCCTCTCTTTGGAGGTGGCGAAATGATTCAAGATGTTTTTGAAGAGACAAGTACTTGGGCAGAGCTGCCACACAAATTTGAAGCTGGAACTCCAGCCATAGCAGAAGCAATAGGTCTTGCAGAAGCAATTAATTATATTAACAATATTGGATTGAATGAAATTCATAAATATGAAAAAACTATTACTAGATATTTATTTGAAAAATTAAATCAAATAGAAAATATTGAAATCATAGGTCCATCACCAGAGATAGATCCAGACAGAGCCTCACTTGCCACCTTTTATATAAAAAATATACATTCAAATGATATTGCTGAAATTCTTGATTCAAAAGGAATTTGCATCAGAAGTGGACATCATTGCTGCCAACCTCTTCACAGATACATTGGAATTAAATCAACAGCTAGAATCAGTATGAATTTCACAACCAATAAGGAAGAAATTGATATGTTTATAGAAAAATTAAAAGATACTATTGATTTTCTGAAAATCAATTCTTAA
- the sufB gene encoding Fe-S cluster assembly protein SufB, producing the protein MVNENLVKDVVKEPYKYGFVTDIETEKIEKGLNEDIIKLISQKKEEPKFLLDFRLKAFKKWQKMKEPDWAALGYKKIDYQDIIYYSAPKQKEKISSLDEVDPKLLETFDKLGIPLTEQKKLTNVAVDAVFDSVSIATTFREELAEHGVIFCSISEAVKDHADLIEKYLGTVVPASDNYFAALNSAVFSDGSFVYIPKGVTCPMDLSSYFRINSGDSGQFERTLIIAEESSSVSYLEGCTAPMFDTNTLHAAVVELIALDDASIKYSTVQNWYAGDEEGIGGIFNFVTKRGKCLGKRSKISWSQVETGSAITWKYPSCLLLGEESVGEFYSVALTNNLQQADTGTKMIHIGPKTKSTIVSKGISAGNSKNSYRGLVKIGTKATGSRNYSQCDSMLIGDQASANTFPYIKSQQPNSEIEHEASTCRISEDQLFYLQSRGIEFEEAVSMMVSGFCRDVFNQLPMEFAAEADKLLALKLEGSVG; encoded by the coding sequence ATGGTCAACGAAAATTTAGTTAAAGATGTAGTAAAAGAGCCTTACAAATACGGTTTCGTTACTGATATTGAAACTGAAAAAATAGAAAAAGGATTAAATGAAGACATCATAAAATTAATTTCACAGAAAAAAGAAGAGCCAAAATTTCTTCTTGATTTTAGATTAAAAGCCTTTAAAAAATGGCAAAAAATGAAAGAGCCTGATTGGGCAGCATTAGGATATAAAAAGATTGATTATCAAGATATTATTTATTACTCTGCTCCTAAGCAAAAAGAGAAAATTTCTAGCTTAGATGAAGTTGATCCCAAACTTCTTGAGACTTTTGACAAATTAGGAATACCCCTCACTGAGCAAAAAAAACTTACAAATGTAGCAGTAGATGCTGTCTTTGATAGTGTTTCTATTGCAACAACTTTTAGAGAAGAACTTGCTGAACATGGAGTTATATTTTGCTCAATTAGTGAAGCAGTAAAAGATCACGCGGATTTGATTGAAAAATATTTAGGTACAGTAGTTCCAGCTAGTGATAATTATTTTGCAGCACTAAATTCTGCTGTTTTTAGTGATGGTTCTTTTGTTTATATCCCAAAAGGTGTTACCTGCCCTATGGATCTATCTTCCTACTTCAGAATTAATAGTGGTGATTCAGGGCAATTCGAAAGAACACTTATCATTGCTGAAGAATCAAGTTCTGTAAGTTATCTAGAAGGTTGTACAGCTCCAATGTTTGATACAAATACCCTACATGCAGCAGTTGTAGAGCTTATAGCATTAGACGACGCCTCAATAAAATATTCAACAGTACAAAATTGGTATGCTGGAGATGAAGAAGGGATTGGCGGAATTTTTAATTTTGTCACCAAGAGAGGAAAATGTTTAGGTAAGAGAAGTAAAATTAGCTGGTCTCAAGTTGAAACAGGGTCTGCAATTACATGGAAATATCCTAGCTGTCTTCTTTTAGGGGAAGAATCTGTAGGAGAATTTTATTCAGTGGCTCTCACCAATAATCTTCAGCAAGCAGATACCGGCACAAAGATGATCCATATTGGTCCTAAGACCAAATCAACTATTGTTAGCAAAGGTATTAGTGCAGGTAACTCAAAAAATAGCTACAGAGGTCTCGTCAAAATTGGAACAAAAGCTACAGGATCAAGAAATTACAGTCAATGTGATTCAATGTTAATAGGGGATCAAGCTTCTGCAAATACATTCCCTTACATCAAATCTCAACAACCCAATTCTGAAATTGAGCATGAAGCAAGCACATGTAGAATCTCAGAAGACCAACTTTTTTATCTCCAAAGCAGAGGTATAGAATTTGAAGAGGCAGTATCTATGATGGTCAGCGGTTTTTGCAGAGATGTATTTAATCAATTACCTATGGAATTTGCTGCTGAAGCAGATAAGTTGCTAGCACTTAAACTAGAGGGATCAGTAGGTTAA
- a CDS encoding AAA family ATPase — protein MHPENLFTNYSQIENNAPLADILRPKNLEDFFGQQPILNENSLLRSAILNDKISNFIFSGPPGVGKTTLIEIISNNTRSKLIKLNAVLSSVKELRNEIANAKERLINSKRKTILFIDEVHRFTSVQQDALLPSIENGTITFIGATTENPFFAVNKALVSRSRIFTLLPLAENDLQKIIQKVINYYSKKKDSKKVDLTQDAITHLIKFSGGDARTLINALELAIETIAENHSREININLSIAEDAIQKKNIVYDKNGQNHYDVISAFIKSIRGSDPDATLFWLANMLEAGEDHNFIFRRLLISASEDIGIADPNAIVVVQSCCNAFDRVGFPEGLYFLTQASLYLAMSPKSNSTKSIFKAIETIKSTNAFDVPLHLKNNSNSYVNPHNYPGNWVSQEYLPKSLRGAKIWEPNNNGWEKTQYEELLRRKEN, from the coding sequence ATGCATCCAGAAAATTTATTTACTAATTATTCTCAAATAGAAAATAATGCACCTTTGGCAGATATATTAAGACCAAAGAATTTGGAAGATTTTTTTGGTCAACAACCAATCCTGAATGAGAATTCGCTTTTAAGAAGTGCAATATTAAACGATAAGATTAGTAATTTTATATTTTCTGGTCCTCCTGGTGTTGGAAAAACTACTCTAATTGAAATTATTTCCAATAATACGCGTTCAAAATTAATTAAGTTAAATGCAGTATTATCAAGTGTTAAAGAATTAAGAAATGAAATCGCTAATGCAAAAGAAAGATTAATAAATTCAAAAAGGAAAACAATTTTATTTATCGATGAGGTTCATAGATTTACATCTGTTCAGCAAGATGCTTTATTACCTTCAATAGAAAATGGAACTATAACTTTTATTGGTGCTACAACGGAAAACCCTTTCTTTGCAGTTAATAAAGCGCTTGTTAGTAGGTCTCGTATTTTTACACTACTTCCTTTGGCTGAAAATGATTTGCAGAAAATAATACAAAAAGTCATAAATTACTATTCTAAAAAAAAAGATTCAAAAAAGGTTGATTTAACTCAAGATGCTATAACTCATTTAATTAAATTTTCTGGCGGTGATGCAAGAACATTAATAAATGCGCTAGAGCTGGCCATAGAAACAATTGCTGAAAATCATTCTAGAGAAATCAATATTAATCTCTCAATAGCAGAGGATGCAATTCAAAAGAAAAATATTGTTTACGATAAAAATGGTCAAAATCATTACGATGTAATAAGTGCCTTTATCAAGTCCATAAGAGGTTCTGATCCAGATGCCACTTTATTCTGGCTTGCGAATATGCTTGAGGCTGGTGAAGATCATAATTTTATTTTTAGAAGATTACTTATATCTGCCAGTGAAGATATTGGCATAGCTGATCCTAATGCCATAGTAGTTGTACAATCTTGTTGTAATGCTTTTGATAGAGTTGGTTTTCCAGAAGGATTATATTTTTTAACGCAGGCTTCTTTATATTTAGCTATGTCTCCAAAAAGTAATAGTACGAAAAGTATTTTTAAAGCAATTGAAACAATCAAATCTACCAATGCTTTTGATGTCCCACTTCATTTAAAAAATAATTCTAATAGTTATGTCAATCCTCATAACTATCCAGGTAATTGGGTCTCACAAGAATATCTTCCTAAATCTTTAAGAGGTGCAAAAATATGGGAACCAAATAATAATGGATGGGAAAAAACTCAATATGAAGAACTTCTTAGAAGAAAAGAAAACTAA
- the bcp gene encoding thioredoxin-dependent thiol peroxidase yields the protein MALKVGDKAPEFKLKDSFEKEVSLSDFKGKRIILYFYPKDNTPGCTKEACNFKENWDLLQKNNIVVLGISKDNASSHQRFIEKFNLPFILLTDPEPFKVSFDYDSYGLKKFMGKEYMGMMRNTFLIDTDGKIEKIYLKVKAAIMADHIIADLGLN from the coding sequence ATGGCTCTTAAGGTTGGCGACAAAGCACCAGAATTTAAATTAAAAGATTCTTTTGAGAAAGAAGTTTCTCTTAGTGATTTTAAAGGTAAAAGAATAATACTATATTTTTATCCAAAAGATAATACTCCAGGATGTACTAAAGAAGCATGTAATTTCAAAGAGAATTGGGATTTACTCCAAAAAAATAATATTGTTGTACTTGGTATTAGTAAAGATAATGCATCTTCCCATCAGAGGTTTATAGAAAAATTTAATTTGCCTTTTATTCTTTTAACTGATCCTGAACCTTTTAAAGTTTCTTTTGATTACGATAGCTATGGACTTAAGAAATTCATGGGAAAAGAATATATGGGAATGATGAGAAATACTTTTTTGATCGATACTGATGGTAAAATCGAAAAAATTTACTTAAAGGTAAAAGCAGCAATAATGGCTGATCATATAATTGCAGATCTTGGGTTAAACTAA
- a CDS encoding 4'-phosphopantetheinyl transferase superfamily protein, giving the protein MQDIATKEEIKTAKNLTSSRSKLFLETRAYLRQSLSTLFDLDPLEIPINAHPGEPPSLPSGMGNISLSHCKDAITVVWHESKIGIDIERTDRDFNHIKFAEKYFFHTNKSNHNNYLTKNMILNQWCAVEAAIKWDHGKLAKDINHWQFFEKPKELIHKKRNIHLNYSQINFHNWTISLAYEEKTSFNPEIICCSKIF; this is encoded by the coding sequence GTGCAAGATATCGCAACCAAAGAAGAAATTAAAACTGCAAAAAACCTAACAAGTTCAAGATCAAAGCTTTTTTTAGAAACAAGAGCTTATTTGCGACAATCACTTTCAACACTTTTTGATTTAGACCCCCTAGAAATTCCAATTAATGCTCATCCTGGTGAACCTCCAAGCTTACCCTCTGGCATGGGAAATATCAGTTTAAGTCATTGTAAAGATGCCATTACTGTAGTTTGGCATGAAAGCAAAATAGGGATTGATATTGAGAGAACAGATAGAGATTTTAACCATATAAAATTTGCAGAAAAATATTTTTTTCACACCAACAAATCAAATCATAATAATTATTTGACAAAAAATATGATATTAAATCAATGGTGTGCTGTTGAAGCGGCTATAAAATGGGATCATGGAAAATTAGCTAAAGACATTAACCATTGGCAATTTTTTGAAAAGCCAAAAGAGTTAATTCATAAGAAGAGAAACATACATTTAAATTATTCACAGATTAACTTCCACAATTGGACTATCTCTTTAGCCTACGAAGAAAAAACTTCTTTTAATCCTGAAATTATTTGTTGTTCGAAAATTTTTTAG
- a CDS encoding type III pantothenate kinase, whose translation MVSDLNFLLVGNSRLHWAKYSKNQSKFFHTEKGQKVPENIDLDQLIWASVGKLPNFLLKKENEIKTKDIQLSNLPDYFGVDRALACIAALKIVENPFKKDLLIADCGTILSITKLNSNGSIVGGQLLPGFLTQLKSMEQNTKNLRVPKKYDIPIKDFLINTEEAILKGVINSLTGVINSLFNPTKDILIICGGDSQLLTKSLKTPKENIINTPNLVMEGMILHHLSVKN comes from the coding sequence ATGGTCTCAGATTTAAATTTTTTATTAGTAGGCAATAGTAGGCTTCATTGGGCAAAATATTCTAAAAATCAATCTAAATTCTTCCATACCGAAAAAGGGCAAAAAGTCCCCGAAAATATAGATCTTGATCAATTAATTTGGGCTTCTGTAGGAAAACTACCAAATTTTTTACTGAAAAAAGAAAATGAAATAAAAACTAAAGATATTCAGTTATCAAATCTTCCTGATTATTTTGGAGTTGATAGAGCTCTTGCCTGTATTGCCGCTTTAAAAATTGTTGAAAACCCTTTCAAAAAAGATTTGCTAATTGCAGATTGTGGAACAATCTTATCAATAACAAAATTGAATTCAAATGGATCTATTGTTGGAGGGCAACTTCTTCCAGGTTTTCTAACACAATTAAAATCAATGGAACAAAATACAAAAAATCTTAGAGTTCCCAAAAAATATGATATTCCTATCAAAGATTTTTTAATTAATACAGAAGAAGCAATTTTAAAAGGAGTAATTAACTCTCTTACTGGCGTGATTAATAGTTTATTTAATCCCACAAAGGATATTTTAATCATCTGTGGAGGAGACTCTCAATTACTCACAAAATCTCTAAAGACTCCGAAAGAAAACATTATAAATACTCCTAATTTAGTTATGGAGGGGATGATTCTTCACCACCTGTCTGTAAAAAATTAG
- a CDS encoding alpha-D-glucose phosphate-specific phosphoglucomutase, which translates to MNQVSVININSPFLDQKPGTSGLRKSTLKFQEEHYLEIFIEAILQSLEDLKGSTLVVGGDGRYGNIEAIEKIVQICIAHKVQKVIVPKYGLLSTPATSHLIRKEKAIGGIILSASHNPGGIDGDFGVKLNISNGGPAPEIITNKIFKVSQLLTSYKICKIQLPDFSKYGTYPYDETTLEIIDGLTDYSNLMEKIFDFDQISDFLKKDFSLIFDAMNAVTGPYAKNIFVEKMGLEPNCVMNGNPLKDFGGLHPDPNLTYASHLADLLLNKKSYSFGAACDGDGDRNMILGSGCFVNPSDSLAVITANTKCVPGYKDGITGVARSMPTSSAVDNVARALNIPCFETPTGWKFFGNLLDSNLITLCGEESFGTGSNHVREKDGLWAVLYWLQVLAEKKCSVSDLMQNHWKQFGRNYYSRHDYEAIPSNIANQIFGNLTSMLENLKGNSFAGHLVKVADNFSYLDPVDNSISENQGLRLVLDDNSRVIVRLSGTGTKGATLRLYFEKFFDSQQNLSLNPQIALKPLINDLDALLNISKLTHMETPTVIT; encoded by the coding sequence ATGAATCAAGTTAGTGTAATTAATATCAATTCTCCTTTTCTAGATCAAAAACCAGGTACCTCTGGATTAAGAAAAAGTACTTTAAAGTTTCAGGAAGAACATTATCTAGAAATTTTTATTGAAGCAATCTTGCAATCATTAGAAGATTTAAAAGGTTCAACATTAGTAGTTGGTGGTGATGGCAGATATGGCAATATTGAAGCAATAGAAAAAATTGTCCAAATATGCATTGCTCATAAAGTTCAAAAGGTTATTGTTCCAAAATACGGTTTATTATCTACTCCTGCGACATCACATTTAATTAGAAAAGAAAAAGCTATTGGTGGAATTATTCTTTCTGCAAGCCATAATCCTGGTGGGATTGATGGCGACTTTGGAGTGAAATTGAATATCTCTAATGGTGGCCCAGCTCCTGAGATAATTACTAATAAGATTTTCAAGGTTTCACAATTACTAACTAGTTATAAAATTTGTAAAATTCAATTACCTGATTTTAGTAAATATGGAACTTATCCTTACGACGAAACTACCTTAGAAATTATTGATGGATTAACAGATTATTCTAATTTGATGGAGAAAATTTTTGACTTTGATCAAATTAGTGATTTTTTAAAAAAAGACTTCTCGTTAATCTTTGATGCTATGAATGCGGTTACAGGCCCATATGCAAAAAATATTTTTGTTGAAAAAATGGGTCTTGAACCTAATTGTGTCATGAATGGTAACCCGTTAAAAGATTTTGGAGGTTTACATCCTGATCCTAATCTTACTTACGCATCACACTTGGCTGATTTGTTACTAAATAAAAAATCTTATAGTTTTGGAGCTGCATGCGATGGAGATGGAGATAGGAATATGATTTTAGGAAGTGGATGTTTTGTAAATCCTAGTGATAGCCTTGCAGTTATCACTGCTAACACAAAATGTGTTCCTGGTTATAAAGATGGTATTACAGGTGTGGCACGATCCATGCCAACCAGCTCAGCGGTTGATAATGTTGCTCGAGCATTAAATATACCTTGTTTCGAGACACCTACTGGCTGGAAGTTTTTTGGAAATCTTTTAGATTCTAATTTAATTACTTTATGTGGAGAAGAAAGTTTTGGAACAGGTAGTAATCATGTGAGAGAGAAAGATGGACTTTGGGCAGTTTTATATTGGTTACAAGTTTTAGCTGAGAAAAAATGTTCGGTAAGTGATTTGATGCAGAATCATTGGAAACAATTTGGTAGGAATTATTATTCAAGACATGATTATGAGGCAATCCCCTCAAATATTGCTAATCAAATCTTTGGCAATCTAACTTCTATGCTCGAAAATTTAAAAGGAAATAGTTTTGCTGGTCATTTAGTTAAAGTTGCAGATAACTTTTCATATTTAGATCCAGTTGATAATTCCATAAGTGAAAATCAAGGTTTAAGATTGGTCCTTGATGATAATTCTCGAGTAATTGTGCGCCTCTCTGGAACTGGAACTAAGGGTGCAACATTAAGACTTTACTTTGAGAAATTTTTCGATTCTCAACAGAATCTTTCGTTAAATCCTCAGATCGCTTTGAAACCTCTAATAAATGATTTAGATGCTTTATTAAACATTTCAAAACTTACTCACATGGAAACTCCTACAGTAATTACATAG
- a CDS encoding SufD family Fe-S cluster assembly protein, producing the protein MEIIEKIKTNKSIDNQTEIQKICLNKLQSNPLPNPKSEQWRLSNKSKLSTLLDYSVNEKDSKFDIPYPKNSPSTIRLVIGDNCQINLVEENYSINQLSEDKLVKYIKEQISCFDQNENWSDLLNLSLNSTNNTLGFKVSGSEIPPIEIFSHASSNSLNAKTLIIFLEKNCDIDLLQVNLGKDNSSLSQSTFLCLEENSSVNHGVVSYGENKSNLLNSLNVIQQKNSEYNLGSLHFKFNYARFEIRIKQSEGNARTNIKGMQITKKDEQISTYTKIEFNGPNGFLDQINKSLADDKSHAIFEGSIIVPKVAQRTDASQLSRNLLLSNLAQIDTKPQLEIIADDVKCKHGATISQLNEEELFYMRTRGITLTEASKLQLSSYFQEIISFIPVSKDRWDLLDKLLNEN; encoded by the coding sequence ATGGAAATTATTGAAAAAATAAAAACCAATAAATCGATTGATAATCAAACAGAAATACAAAAAATCTGTCTAAATAAATTACAATCAAATCCCCTTCCTAATCCCAAAAGTGAGCAATGGAGACTTTCAAATAAATCAAAATTGTCAACCCTTTTAGATTACTCAGTTAATGAAAAAGATTCAAAATTTGATATACCATATCCGAAAAATTCTCCAAGTACAATTAGGCTAGTAATTGGTGATAATTGCCAAATTAATTTAGTAGAGGAAAATTATTCAATCAATCAACTAAGTGAGGATAAATTAGTTAAATATATCAAGGAACAGATATCTTGTTTTGATCAAAACGAAAATTGGAGTGACTTACTAAATCTATCTTTAAACAGTACAAATAATACCTTGGGATTTAAAGTAAGTGGATCAGAAATCCCTCCTATTGAAATCTTTAGTCACGCATCGAGTAATTCTTTAAACGCAAAAACCCTAATAATATTTTTAGAAAAAAATTGTGATATTGATTTATTACAAGTAAATCTTGGTAAAGACAACTCTTCATTATCTCAATCAACGTTCTTATGTTTAGAAGAAAATAGTTCCGTAAACCATGGTGTTGTTTCTTACGGGGAAAATAAATCAAATCTCTTAAATTCTCTCAATGTAATTCAACAAAAAAATAGCGAATATAATTTAGGATCTTTACATTTCAAATTTAATTATGCAAGATTTGAAATTCGTATTAAACAATCTGAAGGAAACGCTAGGACCAATATCAAAGGTATGCAAATAACAAAAAAAGATGAGCAAATTTCAACCTATACAAAAATAGAATTTAATGGCCCAAATGGATTTCTAGATCAAATTAATAAATCACTTGCTGACGATAAATCACATGCAATATTTGAAGGTTCAATAATAGTCCCGAAAGTTGCCCAGAGAACTGATGCTTCTCAATTAAGCAGAAATTTACTTTTATCAAATCTCGCACAAATAGATACCAAACCTCAATTAGAAATAATTGCTGATGATGTCAAATGCAAACATGGAGCTACAATTTCACAACTAAATGAAGAAGAACTTTTTTATATGCGAACAAGAGGGATCACATTAACAGAAGCAAGTAAACTACAATTAAGTTCTTACTTTCAAGAAATAATTTCATTTATTCCCGTTTCAAAAGATAGATGGGATTTGCTTGATAAACTTTTAAATGAAAATTAA